The Mercenaria mercenaria strain notata chromosome 8, MADL_Memer_1, whole genome shotgun sequence genome has a segment encoding these proteins:
- the LOC128558893 gene encoding axoneme-associated protein mst101(2)-like produces MEERCPAKIIKSVEPEYLRNIRLLQKEYGPTMVGINEESEESGIDDEITSMLKTPITPIVTQTGKYTSSESSSDDTSETSESSKSGVSDSGSLRIKKKKRSWSKFKLYDSSESESESEGDYPSNIKKKKQSVKESSDRRVVQKGTEKGAKRSHEIESNEQREKIIKRKKENVNDKTDRESTKCKDEERVIKTNKNVAAQGKDKYGNRKSVHSNQNSKTEKSERCEKRKENKSDTDRNDKSKSGEKVPNSAKVSKGKEVEYKVRDLEKAENSEPKSLNTDKDKIRKKEDRDNKIEHIKSNGSSKSSKLTSEKNTGNHPESSKSDKAQTKGCTENSKENDDNTEKKNYTNENKKRQEDQENREGENSQRKDKSNKCNGTNSERKITKVLPDKQKERNTENKNGSETYSKRFEGRKEKSKQVLRYVIL; encoded by the exons atggAAGAGAGATGCCCTGCCAAGATAATTAAAAGTGTAGAACCAGAATATCTTAGAAATATAAGATTGTTACAAAAAGAATACGGCCCAACAATGGTTGGTATAAATGAGGAAAGTGAAGAATCAGGAATAGATGATGAAATTACAAGTATGTTGAAGACTCCAATTACACCAATAGTAACCCAGACAGGAAAGTA TACATCAAGTGAAAGTAGCAGTGACGATACGTCAGAAACGTCAGAAAGTTCAAAGTCGGGAGTAAGTGACAGTGGAAGTTTAAGGATTAAGAAGAAGAAAAGATCATGGTCAAAATTCAAACTCTATGACTCATCCGAGAGTGAAAGTGAAAGTGAAGGGGATTATCCCAGTAATATTAAGAAGAAGAAACAAAGTGTAAAAGAAAGTAGTGATAGGAGGGTAGTGCAGAAAGGGACTGAAAAAGGAGCAAAAAGAAGCCATGAAATTGAGAGTAACGAGCAGAGAGAGAAAATCATAAAGAGGAAGAAAGAGAATGTTAATGACAAAACTGACAGAGAAAGTACAAAATGCAAAGATGAAGAACgtgttattaaaacaaacaagaatgtGGCAGCACAAGGCAAAGATAAATATGGAAACCGAAAGAGTGTCCACAGTAATCAGAATTCTAAAACAGAAAAGAGTGAAAGGTGTGAAAAGAGGAAAGAGAATAAAAGTGACACTGATAGAAATGACAAGTCCAAAAGTGGAGAAAAAGTTCCCAATAGTGCAAAAGTTAGTAAAGGCAAAGAGGTTGAATACAAGGTCAGGGACTTAGAAAAAGCAGAAAATAGTGAACCAAAGAGTTTAAATACGGACAAAGATAAGATTAGGAAAAAGGAAGATAGAGATAACAAAATCGAACATATAAAAAGCAATGGAAGTTCAAAATCATCAAAGCTGACATCAGAAAAGAACACTGGGAATCATCCGGAAAGTAGTAAGTCCGATAAAGCACAGACAAAGGGTTGTACAGAGAATAGTAAGGAGAATGATGATaatactgaaaagaaaaactaCACTAATGAGAATAAGAAAAGGCAGGAGGATCAAGAGAATAGGGAAGGAGAAAATTCACAGAGGAAAGATAAAAGTAATAAGTGTAACGGGACAAACAGTGAAAGAAAAATTACGAAAGTGCTGCCAGACAAACAAAAGGAAAGAAATACCGAGAATAAAAACGGAAGTGAAACGTACAGCAAAAGATTCGAAGGAAGAAAAGAAAAGTCAAAACAAGTGCTGAGATATGTAATACTGTAA